In Exiguobacterium sp. BMC-KP, one DNA window encodes the following:
- a CDS encoding ComEC/Rec2 family competence protein, whose amino-acid sequence MGASLALASVGLLVGPQQGAEAATPKIKVHYIDVGQGDAIYIKMPSGEDIVIDGGNKGKGDALVAYLKKQKVGDIEVLISTHPDADHIGGLDEVLDSFKVKSVYAPKVKHTTQAYKDFLLAVKREKLTIKTAKAGVSLPVKGVKAQFVGPVKDYAKSDLNNWSAVLHVAYKKNTFLFTGDAELKSEQDMIAKKKTLRADVLKVGHHGAKTSTSATFLKYVKPKYAVISVGKNAYGHPTKEVVTNLKRAKATMLRTDKSGTIVFEGNGSSYTIKKSK is encoded by the coding sequence ATGGGTGCCAGCTTAGCGCTCGCAAGTGTTGGGTTACTCGTTGGACCACAACAAGGTGCAGAGGCAGCGACACCGAAAATCAAGGTCCACTATATCGATGTCGGTCAAGGTGACGCGATTTACATCAAGATGCCAAGTGGTGAGGATATCGTCATCGATGGTGGCAACAAGGGGAAAGGTGATGCACTCGTCGCCTATCTAAAGAAACAGAAGGTCGGTGATATTGAGGTACTGATCTCGACGCATCCGGATGCCGATCATATTGGTGGGCTTGATGAGGTCCTCGACTCGTTCAAGGTCAAGAGCGTCTATGCACCGAAGGTCAAGCACACGACGCAAGCCTATAAGGACTTCTTGTTGGCGGTCAAACGCGAGAAGCTGACAATCAAGACGGCGAAGGCGGGTGTCTCACTCCCGGTCAAAGGCGTGAAGGCGCAGTTCGTCGGACCGGTCAAAGACTATGCGAAGAGTGATCTGAACAACTGGAGTGCGGTCTTACACGTCGCTTACAAGAAGAACACGTTCTTGTTCACGGGAGACGCGGAATTGAAGTCGGAGCAAGACATGATCGCGAAGAAGAAGACGCTGCGTGCGGACGTCCTCAAGGTCGGGCATCATGGGGCGAAGACATCAACAAGTGCGACGTTCCTCAAGTACGTTAAACCGAAGTACGCCGTCATCAGTGTCGGGAAGAACGCGTATGGACACCCGACGAAGGAAGTCGTGACGAACTTGAAGCGTGCGAAGGCGACGATGCTGCGGACCGATAAGAGTGGCACAATTGTCTTCGAAGGGAATGGATCGTCCTACACGATCAAGAAGTCGAAATGA
- a CDS encoding DUF3006 domain-containing protein produces the protein MKKRKGIIDRIEEKWVVVEFDDGMRDILISRFPMTVESGDVIWMDEYGHIEKDDRERQRLSNEIDELMEELWED, from the coding sequence ATGAAAAAGCGAAAAGGGATTATCGACCGAATTGAAGAGAAGTGGGTCGTCGTCGAGTTCGATGATGGGATGCGCGACATTCTGATTTCCCGCTTTCCGATGACGGTGGAGTCCGGTGATGTCATCTGGATGGATGAGTACGGTCATATCGAGAAGGACGACCGTGAACGGCAGCGACTCTCGAATGAAATCGATGAGCTGATGGAAGAACTATGGGAAGACTAA
- a CDS encoding DUF5067 domain-containing protein: MNKLGQAVVIVGLGLSLVGCGTQETIEDPPKKAANPTEKVEVAEPKKEDVYFKDDTLKIDMATVKILSTEVLEPSKEYFREKPQLVFTYETTNDSKKPLNGMNVWIACFEATQEGTDTINKLEVGMTPQEEKYASYLEHQLDDIKPGGTAKGIMAYDIEDPKAVVTLKATQGLSGKELGEKKIELK; the protein is encoded by the coding sequence ATGAATAAGTTAGGACAAGCGGTCGTCATCGTTGGGTTAGGGTTATCACTCGTTGGATGCGGCACACAAGAGACAATAGAAGATCCACCAAAAAAAGCAGCGAATCCGACTGAAAAGGTCGAGGTGGCAGAACCGAAAAAAGAAGATGTCTATTTCAAAGACGACACGTTAAAGATCGACATGGCGACCGTCAAGATTCTTTCGACAGAAGTACTTGAGCCGAGTAAAGAGTATTTCCGCGAAAAACCACAACTCGTTTTCACATATGAGACGACGAACGACAGCAAGAAGCCACTCAATGGGATGAATGTTTGGATTGCTTGCTTTGAAGCGACACAGGAAGGAACCGATACAATTAACAAGTTAGAGGTAGGGATGACGCCACAGGAAGAGAAGTATGCCTCTTATTTAGAGCATCAGTTGGATGATATTAAACCGGGTGGTACTGCAAAAGGGATTATGGCTTATGACATCGAGGACCCGAAGGCAGTCGTCACCTTGAAAGCAACCCAAGGATTATCAGGAAAAGAGTTGGGTGAGAAGAAGATTGAACTGAAATAA
- a CDS encoding ArdC-like ssDNA-binding domain-containing protein — MAYQKKTREDYQKEVQALTDKMETQLASHFVSQESIKEHLDFMSRFHRYSTRNMLLIEEQFQGARAVGSYAYWEKQGVQVQKGEKGIKIFVPSPVTFIKRETDWVAWKDATKTEQMRAKEGALPTRKAMYYKIGHVFEYTQTDAREKGLEVSELFASYHRNGSLREAESFRRALNGIAETQDVKILDQPLSELGTAKGCFYPELNAIALNPRNSDIENVTILIHELAHANLHNVERNEERGIELNPHEKEFQAEMVAYTVAAHFGFSTDEFSLSYLANWTQGRDLRDKEDLLHEVHQTSGHFIREIHASLEQEQILEREASPIKMIEYIEQNAQITEHGLPLAERLERIMQHSPEDVGAYLTSIAKQDTQQDLSSFEEPMMLIHGATDFFEPFAKANDRDFDEHETVAYTLVIPGEEPISQHFRILDDAMGPYHHILNTEVVSKETEQVLEKAWYDEMISTEDRDLEKVRQIVTRHFNVPEQDFRSR, encoded by the coding sequence ATGGCATATCAGAAAAAGACGCGTGAGGATTACCAGAAGGAAGTCCAAGCGTTGACCGATAAGATGGAGACGCAGCTCGCCTCCCACTTCGTCAGTCAGGAGAGCATCAAGGAACACCTCGACTTCATGAGCCGATTCCATCGCTACTCGACGCGGAATATGTTACTCATCGAAGAGCAGTTCCAAGGCGCCCGTGCCGTCGGTTCCTATGCGTACTGGGAGAAACAAGGCGTACAGGTTCAAAAAGGAGAGAAAGGGATCAAGATTTTCGTCCCCTCCCCTGTTACGTTCATCAAACGAGAGACGGATTGGGTGGCATGGAAGGACGCGACGAAGACGGAGCAAATGCGTGCAAAGGAAGGCGCACTTCCGACGCGGAAAGCGATGTACTACAAGATTGGTCATGTCTTCGAGTACACACAGACCGATGCTCGGGAGAAGGGACTCGAAGTCTCTGAACTCTTCGCTTCCTATCATCGAAATGGATCGCTTCGTGAGGCGGAATCGTTTCGCCGCGCGTTGAACGGGATTGCTGAGACACAAGACGTGAAAATACTCGATCAGCCTTTAAGCGAGCTTGGTACCGCGAAAGGATGCTTCTATCCGGAACTGAACGCGATTGCCCTCAATCCGCGGAACTCGGATATTGAAAACGTGACCATCCTGATTCATGAACTCGCGCATGCCAATCTGCACAACGTGGAACGAAATGAAGAGCGTGGAATTGAGTTGAATCCACATGAGAAGGAATTCCAAGCGGAGATGGTCGCTTATACGGTCGCGGCACACTTTGGTTTTTCGACGGACGAGTTTTCCTTATCGTATCTCGCTAACTGGACGCAAGGAAGAGACTTACGCGATAAGGAAGACCTGTTGCACGAAGTCCATCAGACATCCGGTCACTTCATCCGTGAGATTCATGCTTCACTCGAGCAGGAGCAAATCTTGGAACGCGAAGCATCACCGATTAAAATGATTGAGTACATCGAACAGAATGCACAGATCACAGAACACGGATTACCGTTAGCTGAACGGCTAGAACGAATCATGCAACATTCACCGGAGGACGTCGGTGCTTACCTGACGAGCATCGCCAAGCAAGACACGCAGCAAGATCTATCGTCTTTTGAAGAACCAATGATGCTGATTCATGGAGCGACAGACTTCTTCGAACCGTTCGCGAAAGCCAACGACCGTGACTTCGACGAACATGAGACCGTCGCCTATACGCTCGTCATCCCAGGCGAAGAACCAATCAGCCAACACTTCCGCATCCTCGATGATGCGATGGGACCGTACCATCACATCCTGAATACAGAAGTCGTCAGTAAGGAGACCGAACAAGTACTCGAAAAAGCATGGTACGACGAGATGATTTCGACGGAAGACCGTGATCTAGAAAAGGTCCGACAAATCGTGACGCGTCACTTCAATGTACCGGAGCAGGACTTCAGGAGCCGTTAA
- the mobP2 gene encoding MobP2 family relaxase, with protein sequence MSNIPGVIIKSKFKLPQATRRARRYTTYLSYIDRPETKARSHQFENYHDYMEDELKSSGLFTATQDRLSATEREQLRDIFRRAQENGSILWQDVISFDEAWLQEVGVKENRYIDEQRLMQATRNATSLMIEKEQMLHATWTAAIHYNTDNIHIHVATVETFHPRERGKRKPKTIEKMKAQVVHTLVDRTREQEKLNAFIRDEVLAHKLNHSTESLSNRILHPELVRQYKAIQKRLPDDKRQWYYNMNGMKEVRPSLNQLTDTYLATHFEKEHAAFKQRLDTEVAFYERSYGSASQASAYRKTKEQDLYTRMGNAILSEMRESSKSPQELAKVETSSPKQKIRSAFRCERIMQETLYRIGRHMNDEWDHIKNQRAFEQLEQEVQHER encoded by the coding sequence ATGAGTAACATTCCCGGCGTCATCATCAAGTCGAAGTTCAAGTTGCCGCAAGCAACCCGACGCGCGCGTCGTTATACGACCTACCTCAGTTACATCGATCGTCCGGAGACGAAAGCGCGGTCGCATCAATTTGAAAACTATCACGACTATATGGAAGATGAACTCAAATCAAGCGGTCTCTTCACGGCGACACAAGACCGATTGAGTGCGACTGAACGAGAGCAATTACGCGATATCTTCCGACGGGCACAAGAGAACGGCAGTATCCTCTGGCAAGATGTCATCTCATTCGACGAAGCGTGGTTACAGGAAGTCGGCGTCAAAGAAAATCGTTATATCGATGAACAACGATTGATGCAAGCGACACGGAACGCGACCTCGTTGATGATTGAAAAGGAACAGATGCTGCATGCGACATGGACCGCTGCCATCCATTACAACACGGATAACATCCATATCCATGTCGCGACGGTCGAGACATTTCATCCACGCGAACGGGGCAAACGGAAACCAAAAACGATTGAGAAGATGAAGGCACAAGTCGTCCACACGCTTGTTGACCGGACACGTGAACAAGAGAAACTGAATGCCTTCATCCGTGATGAAGTCCTAGCGCACAAACTAAATCATTCAACAGAATCTCTTTCAAATCGAATCTTGCATCCTGAACTCGTACGACAGTATAAAGCGATTCAGAAACGACTACCGGACGATAAACGGCAATGGTACTACAACATGAACGGCATGAAAGAAGTACGTCCTTCGCTTAATCAATTGACTGACACGTACCTTGCAACACACTTCGAGAAAGAACACGCCGCGTTCAAGCAACGACTTGATACCGAAGTCGCATTCTACGAACGAAGTTACGGATCGGCATCGCAAGCATCGGCTTATCGGAAGACGAAAGAACAGGACCTCTACACGCGGATGGGAAACGCTATCCTGTCCGAGATGCGTGAATCGTCTAAGTCACCTCAGGAGCTTGCGAAGGTGGAGACATCCTCACCTAAACAAAAAATCCGATCAGCGTTTCGATGTGAACGGATCATGCAAGAGACACTCTATCGGATCGGACGACACATGAATGATGAGTGGGATCATATCAAGAATCAGCGTGCGTTTGAACAACTCGAACAGGAAGTCCAACACGAAAGGTAA
- a CDS encoding lysozyme family protein: protein MWSTVRQSARVAVRMKWRLLTLKYRLISLGIALLLLLLIILVAGILDTLTGIENEQATETPIAYSDASLQVSDDVLQYREAITRELKKEQLEGQTNVVLALMMQESGGRGNDPMQASESKCGRIGCITSPDESIRYGVKHFVSVFRQANKDVKLTLQSYNFGGGFIDYVQENGGRYTKQLAISFSQMMYQRVKKSGIYQCHRPSAIEHQACYGDIEYVDAVLRYLTPTVLAEGKTGPIKGKLHAPLDIPLQMTSGFGSRIVFGKTDIHTGIDFSCHDTDTIHAVRSGTVTYSGLRGPYGQLIQIKQGDWITAYAHLSARQVKTGQKIEAGQAIGMCGSTGRSTGNHLHIEFKTSDWSGHIDPAPLFSL, encoded by the coding sequence ATGTGGAGTACGGTCCGGCAGTCGGCACGTGTCGCCGTCCGGATGAAATGGCGACTCCTGACCTTAAAATATCGTCTGATTTCTCTCGGAATCGCGCTCCTGCTTCTCCTACTGATCATCCTCGTCGCAGGCATTCTCGATACATTGACCGGGATCGAGAATGAACAGGCGACGGAGACACCAATCGCTTACTCGGACGCGAGTCTACAAGTCAGTGATGATGTCCTGCAATACCGCGAAGCGATCACGCGCGAACTGAAGAAAGAACAGCTCGAGGGACAGACGAACGTCGTCCTTGCATTGATGATGCAGGAAAGTGGTGGACGCGGGAACGATCCGATGCAAGCGAGTGAATCGAAGTGCGGACGGATTGGTTGTATCACCTCGCCCGACGAGAGCATTCGTTACGGCGTGAAGCACTTCGTTTCCGTCTTCCGGCAAGCGAATAAGGACGTCAAGTTGACGCTCCAGAGTTACAACTTCGGGGGTGGCTTCATTGATTACGTCCAAGAAAACGGGGGACGCTATACGAAACAACTCGCGATTTCCTTTTCCCAGATGATGTACCAACGCGTCAAGAAGAGCGGCATCTATCAATGCCATCGTCCGAGCGCGATTGAGCATCAAGCCTGTTATGGTGACATCGAATATGTCGATGCTGTCCTCCGTTATCTGACACCGACCGTACTAGCGGAAGGCAAGACAGGACCGATTAAAGGGAAACTTCATGCTCCGCTCGACATCCCACTGCAGATGACATCGGGTTTCGGGTCACGGATCGTTTTCGGAAAGACGGATATCCATACGGGCATCGATTTCAGTTGCCACGATACGGATACCATCCACGCCGTCCGCTCCGGTACCGTCACCTATAGCGGTTTACGCGGACCGTATGGGCAACTGATTCAGATCAAACAAGGCGACTGGATCACCGCTTACGCCCACCTTTCTGCACGCCAGGTTAAGACGGGGCAAAAGATCGAAGCTGGACAAGCGATCGGGATGTGTGGGTCGACCGGACGTTCGACCGGGAATCATCTGCACATCGAATTTAAGACGAGTGATTGGTCCGGTCACATTGATCCGGCACCACTGTTTTCGCTATAG
- a CDS encoding VirB4 family type IV secretion system protein, giving the protein MWRTRFLRKQDPETIKQQDGYNPTFVQAIQPQGGLRFEPNYVRTGDGYLACLHVYKYQSTVYDFWLEPILNLPGVLTTLDLGTADKREMIRTINKSMAEQNTRFENAKDNVDRIDARETYKELNELYEQITQGETMKYLHLRLYVKAKTLDVLERQVQDVMEELEARNFRATVFLNEQEWEWQSLFLSYEQQQKLPNRRRGKEIPSLSIAGGYPFHFTSLQDPTGTYYGTTDTNGSVIFDLFHKDKQRKFYNALMIGKMGSGKSTLLKKTVLDQAIKGNHVRILDVTGEFSDLVRQLGGKEIALDGSAGRINPLHVYKTVTHADGSADEALSFMQHLSKIAVFYHYINPAATQEEANEFEILLRQLYLEKGLWNEDGDAPITTHPANTYPVFSDFLALVRSELYADDSLTTIRETISTNRVRRLENIELAITNLVHNYGNIFDGHSSIERFDEEAIVSFPLRNLTNLKDEIFQAQVFNLMNMLWDGMILNGAGQLRSYNQGELLIEDAFKYLIVIDEAHHLINTRDIAQPAILYLQQFMREARKYFGGIFFASHLITDFVPTGSKSENAENVKTLFQLTQYKFIGEQDAESIPTIQTVFDGQLTESETRLIPSLETGRIVLSISGVKTLIFDVDVSPEELTLFGGGA; this is encoded by the coding sequence ATGTGGCGTACACGTTTTTTACGAAAGCAAGACCCGGAAACAATCAAACAACAAGACGGCTACAATCCGACATTCGTCCAAGCGATTCAACCGCAAGGCGGACTCCGCTTCGAGCCGAACTATGTACGGACCGGCGACGGTTATCTTGCCTGCCTCCATGTCTATAAGTATCAATCGACCGTCTACGATTTCTGGCTCGAACCGATCCTCAACCTCCCCGGCGTCCTGACGACGCTCGACCTCGGGACGGCGGACAAACGGGAGATGATCCGGACCATCAACAAATCGATGGCCGAGCAGAATACGCGCTTCGAAAATGCGAAAGATAATGTCGACCGGATTGATGCGCGGGAGACGTATAAGGAATTGAACGAACTCTACGAACAGATCACGCAAGGTGAAACGATGAAGTATCTGCATCTCCGTCTCTACGTTAAAGCGAAGACACTCGACGTACTCGAACGCCAAGTCCAGGACGTGATGGAGGAACTGGAGGCACGGAACTTCCGCGCAACTGTCTTCCTGAACGAACAGGAATGGGAATGGCAGAGCCTGTTCCTCAGCTACGAGCAACAGCAAAAACTACCGAATCGTCGTCGCGGCAAAGAGATTCCGTCGCTCTCGATCGCAGGAGGTTATCCGTTTCATTTCACGTCGCTACAGGATCCGACTGGGACCTATTACGGGACGACCGATACGAACGGAAGCGTCATCTTCGACTTGTTCCACAAGGACAAGCAGCGGAAGTTCTACAACGCCTTGATGATCGGTAAGATGGGCTCCGGGAAGTCGACGTTGCTCAAGAAGACGGTCCTCGATCAAGCGATCAAAGGGAATCACGTCCGCATCTTGGACGTGACAGGTGAGTTCTCTGACCTCGTCCGACAACTGGGTGGGAAGGAAATCGCACTCGACGGTTCCGCGGGACGGATCAATCCGCTCCATGTCTATAAGACAGTGACGCACGCCGACGGTTCGGCGGATGAGGCGCTCTCGTTCATGCAACATTTATCGAAGATTGCGGTCTTCTATCACTACATCAATCCAGCAGCTACGCAAGAAGAAGCGAACGAGTTCGAGATCCTACTCCGACAGCTCTATCTTGAGAAGGGACTGTGGAACGAGGACGGTGACGCGCCGATCACGACGCACCCAGCAAACACCTATCCGGTCTTCTCTGACTTCTTAGCGCTCGTCCGCTCTGAATTGTATGCGGACGATTCGCTGACGACGATCCGCGAGACGATCAGTACGAACCGTGTCCGCCGTCTTGAGAACATCGAGCTCGCGATTACGAACCTCGTCCACAACTACGGCAACATCTTCGACGGACATTCCTCGATCGAGCGATTTGACGAGGAAGCGATCGTCTCATTCCCGCTACGCAACCTGACCAATCTGAAAGACGAAATCTTTCAGGCACAGGTCTTCAACCTGATGAACATGCTGTGGGACGGGATGATCCTCAACGGTGCCGGACAACTGCGCAGCTACAACCAGGGTGAGCTATTGATTGAGGATGCTTTCAAATATCTGATTGTCATCGATGAGGCACATCACCTAATCAATACGCGTGATATCGCCCAACCCGCGATCCTTTATCTACAACAGTTCATGCGGGAAGCACGGAAATACTTCGGTGGCATCTTCTTCGCTTCCCACTTGATCACGGACTTCGTCCCGACTGGCTCGAAGTCGGAGAACGCAGAGAACGTCAAGACGTTGTTCCAGCTAACGCAGTATAAGTTCATCGGCGAACAGGATGCCGAGAGCATCCCGACGATCCAGACCGTCTTCGACGGGCAGTTGACGGAGAGTGAGACACGGTTGATCCCGTCACTCGAGACAGGACGGATCGTCCTCAGTATCTCCGGTGTGAAGACGCTGATTTTCGATGTCGATGTCTCACCTGAGGAGCTGACCCTGTTCGGAGGTGGTGCCTGA
- a CDS encoding DUF5592 family protein gives MQQRQYRIPNEVTTELKINKMLYLYDLLFLVALIIVRLIALPFIPDALHLPFTFFLVAFGLFLVIRPTTNPEKRMIHVLYYALMKKKDTYIALTDGKDGSKGA, from the coding sequence ATGCAACAGCGCCAGTACCGGATTCCGAACGAAGTCACGACCGAGCTGAAGATCAATAAGATGCTCTATCTCTATGATTTACTGTTTCTCGTCGCTTTGATCATCGTCCGGTTGATTGCCCTGCCGTTCATCCCGGACGCCTTACATCTTCCATTCACATTCTTCCTGGTCGCGTTCGGACTCTTCCTCGTCATCCGCCCAACGACGAATCCAGAGAAACGGATGATTCACGTGCTCTATTACGCGCTGATGAAGAAGAAAGACACGTACATCGCATTGACAGACGGTAAGGACGGATCGAAAGGAGCGTGA
- a CDS encoding pLS20_p028 family conjugation system transmembrane protein translates to MANGDLAPKLEEFQDLLSISDLVRDALRSIGWLLVRGLSFIIDGLEQITNDILLIKSFFNNPQVVEFVQTIQPFLYVILAGSFLFTGYLMIFQKKFDREGFLINLFITLLVLGLLSPTMIKTSEFTDKAITNINQDGVYENRDHTLSQSVLQKNVHDLVEYDKTAFKDTKIKIPNSVPASQIKNIDINDVFDSDEYRLSKEGEDISQNKLAWNGKEMTETELDQSGVEWNNQYYYRYHPNWLTILVTLGVMGFTLFSIAYKLARLSFELAFNYVLAILVAPADLHSGQKTKKVIQSILNTFLVIILIFVSIKLYTIGTAYLADTLDGLAYLIALIAFSAALIDGPNMVERLFGMDAGLKRGWGVALGAYAVGKGTAKVGARIAGQTMKRTSRPTTPSASEAASTKLPPNPPSGGGTPTGRPDRSSDSVPVRWQAQERTSRPTRQENQRIESTDLSTHDTNSESPTVTTSKESMPRRSNSVSPQSPATTPSSSQTPVSQPKMPDGSMKEQPTILPDAFNTSETAVASQPISPSEQPIGTRAPNPSSIHSGSTSNTTPKETARTLPSSGASNSSPSITESQETSSGTQRQRKSIYQTLETTTQKELKHIEQTQTRVTSESSRMYSTDVPRLDPKKE, encoded by the coding sequence ATGGCTAATGGAGATCTAGCACCCAAACTGGAGGAATTTCAAGACTTATTGAGCATCAGTGATTTAGTGAGAGATGCGCTTCGTTCTATTGGTTGGCTTCTCGTTAGAGGTCTCTCCTTCATCATCGATGGTCTTGAACAAATTACAAATGATATCCTCCTCATAAAATCATTCTTTAATAATCCTCAAGTGGTTGAATTCGTTCAGACGATTCAACCTTTTTTATATGTCATTTTAGCTGGGAGCTTTTTATTTACCGGTTACTTGATGATTTTCCAGAAAAAATTTGATCGAGAAGGATTTCTCATCAATCTGTTTATCACTTTGTTAGTTTTAGGGTTGTTATCTCCGACAATGATAAAGACAAGTGAGTTCACAGACAAAGCCATTACAAACATCAATCAAGATGGAGTATATGAAAATCGGGATCATACTCTATCACAGTCAGTGCTCCAAAAAAATGTACATGATTTAGTCGAATACGATAAAACTGCTTTCAAAGATACAAAAATTAAAATTCCAAACTCTGTTCCAGCAAGCCAAATCAAGAATATAGACATCAATGATGTATTTGATAGCGATGAGTATCGATTGAGTAAAGAAGGTGAAGATATTTCTCAGAACAAACTTGCTTGGAATGGGAAAGAAATGACCGAAACCGAGTTAGACCAGAGCGGCGTTGAATGGAACAACCAGTACTACTATCGCTACCATCCGAACTGGCTGACGATTCTTGTCACCCTTGGTGTGATGGGCTTCACCCTTTTCTCGATTGCCTACAAGCTGGCTCGCCTTTCGTTCGAGTTGGCTTTTAATTATGTTTTAGCGATTTTAGTCGCCCCCGCCGACCTGCATAGCGGACAAAAGACGAAGAAAGTCATTCAAAGCATCCTGAATACATTCCTCGTCATTATCTTGATTTTCGTCTCGATTAAGCTCTACACGATTGGGACGGCTTATCTTGCTGATACACTCGACGGTCTTGCCTATTTGATCGCGTTGATTGCTTTCTCCGCTGCCTTGATTGATGGACCGAACATGGTCGAACGCCTCTTCGGCATGGATGCAGGTCTGAAACGTGGGTGGGGTGTCGCACTTGGTGCGTATGCTGTCGGGAAAGGTACGGCAAAAGTCGGGGCTCGCATCGCTGGACAGACGATGAAGAGGACATCACGCCCTACTACTCCATCCGCCTCAGAAGCTGCTAGTACAAAGTTACCACCGAATCCGCCATCAGGTGGTGGTACACCGACGGGTCGTCCGGATCGTTCGTCCGATAGTGTGCCAGTTCGTTGGCAAGCACAAGAGCGCACTTCACGACCAACAAGACAAGAGAACCAGCGCATTGAATCCACTGATCTATCGACGCACGACACGAATTCGGAGAGTCCGACTGTAACAACATCAAAAGAGTCCATGCCACGCCGTTCGAACTCCGTCTCACCACAATCACCTGCGACTACTCCGTCATCATCGCAAACACCTGTTTCACAACCGAAGATGCCCGATGGATCGATGAAGGAACAACCAACTATTTTACCTGATGCGTTCAATACCTCTGAAACAGCTGTCGCATCGCAACCTATTTCACCGTCGGAACAACCTATTGGAACACGTGCACCTAATCCATCTTCTATTCACTCAGGATCAACATCTAACACGACACCTAAAGAGACAGCACGTACTCTACCCTCTTCAGGCGCGAGCAATTCTTCACCTTCTATCACTGAGTCGCAAGAGACATCATCCGGAACACAGCGGCAACGAAAGTCGATTTATCAGACACTGGAGACGACGACACAAAAAGAACTCAAGCACATCGAACAAACGCAGACACGTGTGACGTCAGAATCGTCCCGGATGTACTCGACCGATGTCCCGCGTCTAGACCCGAAAAAGGAGTGA